The DNA window CTTTCCTCCTTCTGGTCTGATCTAAATTCTTCCTATGGGAACAGAGGCAAACCTTGGAAGCGATACCGCCAATTTGACGGCTATCTTCGAGGCCGAGGTTACATCTGAAAATCGATTTTGCGTCTTCAGTAAAGGCAGCCCATCGATAGAGGTCCGCTCGCCGCAACAAAGACCAACCCTCTGTAGAAAGCGAGTGGGAGCTCCTCGCTGCGTTCACGCTTCAAAGCGCAATGGACCCGATACAAAAGGCCATGGAGCCACATCGATTGCAGGCAGGGGTCGGGAGATGTCAGATCGTAGATTCAACTCTGGGAGTATTTGGTTCATGGACGCAAAAATGGAGGTGCGTGGGACAGAAAGCGACTTTCGCCTTCCGTCTCACACACCTCCGCTGAAAGCCACTCAAGACTTCGCTTAGAACGACAGGCGTACGCCCAACTGGAGCGTGCGCGGGCCGACGCTCTTGGTGCCAGTGACCACGCCGAACGACGAATCATTCCTATTGGTATCCGGTGCGGCGTAAACCGGAGTGTTGGAGACGTTATAGCCCTCGGCACGGAACTGGAGGTTCGACTCGCGGTAGAGCGGAAAGGTCTTCTCGAGAGCCATATCCGCGTCGCGGGTAATGACATAGCGCTCGTTTGAGAGATAGCGCGGTGCGTTTCCGATGGTCGGGAAGATGTCCGCTACCGTGCCGTCAGCGTTATAGGTGCGCGAACTGGAATCGGTCACTGCATCCGTGTTGAACCACCTGTTGACCGAGCGCTTGCCCTGCTTTAGCGCCGCCATCGAAGTGATATTGGGCCGGGTCACGGCGTAGTTGTAGCCCACATTATTTTGCGTCAGGTTCAGCGGCAAGCCATCGTTCAGACGAACGATAGTTTCCAACTTCCATCCTCCAAGGAACGCATCCGTCAGCGTCCCCATGTTGCTGGCGTACTTCTTGCCGTGACCGAAGGGAAGGTCCCAGCCGATGGTGCCAACAAACGCCTGAGGGATGTCATGCGCACTGATGGAGCGATCCAGCTTGAGGTTGTAAACGTCACGGATGGCATCGCCAACTTCCCAATAGTTGTTCTCCGACGTATTGTCGAGCGCCTTCGACCACTGGTAGGTGATGAGTGCGTTCAATCCGAATGAGAAGTGCTGGTTGTACTTGACTGCGAGAGCGTTGAAGGTTGAGCTGGCACCCGGGGTATCAGCGAGCCGCTGCACGCTGGTGAACTGTGGATACTTGACCAGCGTCCTCCAGTACGGGATGGTTGCTCCCGAAAGATCACCACTGGTGATAACGCCGGCGAAAGGATTCGCGACCGGGGTATTGAGCGCGTTCTCGCCCAGCGCCAGATAGTTCGAAGGAAGCTGGTTGAGGTCAGAGAACGAGCCGAGAAGCAGTTGCCGTCCCTGACTGCCGGAGTATCCAACTTCAATCACACCATTGGGACCGACCTGGTACTGCAAGTCCGCACTGTAAACCTGTGCGTACGGTGTCGGGTGTCTGCGCAGACCAGCATGTACCTGCTGGCCGAGCAACGTTGAGAGGCCGAGGGTGTTGCCGGTCGGAGCGACAAGGCCATCGGGGAATGGATTGCTCACCACGTTGAGAGGCGTGATTCCAGCGCCGCCGACGGTGGAATTCCAGGAGGTGTCGCTGGAGAAGCCATCGGAGCTTCTCGGTGCGTCACCGCTCTCGGCGTAGACGCTGGGGTTGAAGATACCGTATCCGGCACGCGCTACCAGCTTGTCCGTCAACTTATAGGCGAACGAGATGCGGGGATCGAAGTTCGTGTGTTGCGCGTCCCAGAGACCGCGGTTGCCGGAGGTAGCGAAGACCAGACCGCCGGTGAGCGGAAGTCCGGTGACCCCAGCGATCGGGCTTACGGCCGTAGGGTCGAAGTTATTAATACGGTTGAAGCGCTCAGTGCGGGCGTTCTGGATATCGTGACGGATACCGGCAGTAACAGTCAGGCGGTTTGTGGCGCGCCAGGTGTCCTGAACATACCAGCCAAAGTTCAACTGCTGCAGATCGAGCTTCGTCGTGTACGCGACGTCTCCGCTGTAGCCGGTACCAAGCAGCAGCGACGCGATCGAGTTACCGCTGTCCTGACCCTGGGTGACAGGCGTCGGACCGGCGGTCAATCCGCTGCCGAAGTTGAAGTTCGGTGAAGAGAGGCTAGCAGGATAGAGACGCTGAATCTCTCCCAGGAAGCCGAACTTCAAGCTGTGGCGCGAAAGCTCATGCGAGATGTTGAACTGCAGCCCGTCCGTCTCATGCGGTGTAACGTTGTCCGAGCTCAAACCGATCTGCTGATAGTTGTCGATGTTGAACTCGGGATAGGCATTCGCCTGGAACATCGCTACGGTAGCTGCAGGCAAACCAAGCTCCGTCGCCGAGTGCCCGAAGCTGGACGAGTAGTCATTCTCCGTCCACTTGCCATAGCTGACGATCGAGTTGACCACCCACGAAGCTGAAGGCGTCCAGGTTTCGCCGAGGATGATCTCGTAACGGAAGTCGTTCTCACCGCCACCGCCCCAGCTATCACCCGGATTCTTGAAGAACGCGGCGGCGGAGTTCAACTGCCAGGCCTTGGTGATACGACCGAACATCGTGTTCTTCTGGTTAATGATGTAGTCGCCGCGGATGTCGAACTTGTCGTAGTTGGAGACGACCTTGGCCGTCGCCGCAAAGTTGTTGCCTCCGCCCACCTGGCCTGTGACGTTGGGCAGCGGATACAGTGCCGCAGCCGCGAGTCCAACCTTATCCAGCATTGAGGTCGGGATGATGTTATTCGCAAACTGCTGCCGCTCGCCGTTCACGACATTGAAGGGGTTGTAGATCTTGACCGGAGTTCCGTCCGCGTAGACGCTTTGCGAGAAGTCGCCAGTACGCTCAAGCGCCGTCGGAACGGTGTAGACCGCAGTTCCCGGCTGCCCCTGGCGAAGTCCCTCATACGCCCCGAAGATGAAGAGCTTGTTCTTCAGGATTGGTCCGCCGATGCTGCCGCCAAACTGGTTCCGCTGAAAGAGCGGGCGAGCGATGCCTTGGTTGTTGTTGTCCCAACTATTGGCGTCAAGGTGGTCGTTGCGAAAGTATTCAAAGGCAGAGCCATGAAGCTCGTTGGTTCCGCTCTTGGTCACGAGGCTGACCACGCCACCATCGGTGTGTGTGAACTCCGCGTCGTACGCTGTGCGCTGAATCTGGACTTCGAGGGTAGCGTCCTGGTTCGGGGTAGCAATCGCGCCGCCGAGGTCAGGCGCGACGATCGACGCACCGTCGACGAGGATCGACGAAGACTCGTCGCGGCCGCCGTTCATTGCGAAGCGGTTCTGGTTCTGGTCGGTCGTGTATGCACCCAGACCGGTACGTACGGCAACCACACCAGCCGTGCTGTGAACCAGATAAAGCGGATTGCGGTAGCTCGTAGGCAGATCTTCAATCTTCTGCGCGTCGAGCGTGACCTCGCGATTCGCCGTCTGCGTATCCAGCGAGACGTCGGAGGCGTTTACCTGGACGCTGGTCGAAGACGCTCCAAGCTCCATCTTAGCGTTGAACTCAGCGCGCTGGCTTCCCTCGAGAGTGATGTTGCTCGTCACGAACGCCTTAAAGCCCTCTGCGGTGACGGACAGGCTGTACTGGCCGGGTGCCAATTGGCTTGCGGTGAATAGCCCGCTTGCATCAGACGTCAGAGTCCGAACTTCGCTGGTCCCCAGGTTCCGAATCTCGACCTTAGCGCCGGGGATCGCCGCGCCAGTCTGGTCGACCACAGTTCCGGTGATGGCGGCGGCAAACGTCTGCGCCTCCGCACGCTGAGTCATCAGCGGCGTGACAACCGGCAGAC is part of the Granulicella aggregans genome and encodes:
- a CDS encoding TonB-dependent receptor produces the protein MDQNNSRSPLPAFSVSASQSFLRTNIRRVWPILVALTPIVCLPVVTPLMTQRAEAQTFAAAITGTVVDQTGAAIPGAKVEIRNLGTSEVRTLTSDASGLFTASQLAPGQYSLSVTAEGFKAFVTSNITLEGSQRAEFNAKMELGASSTSVQVNASDVSLDTQTANREVTLDAQKIEDLPTSYRNPLYLVHSTAGVVAVRTGLGAYTTDQNQNRFAMNGGRDESSSILVDGASIVAPDLGGAIATPNQDATLEVQIQRTAYDAEFTHTDGGVVSLVTKSGTNELHGSAFEYFRNDHLDANSWDNNNQGIARPLFQRNQFGGSIGGPILKNKLFIFGAYEGLRQGQPGTAVYTVPTALERTGDFSQSVYADGTPVKIYNPFNVVNGERQQFANNIIPTSMLDKVGLAAAALYPLPNVTGQVGGGNNFAATAKVVSNYDKFDIRGDYIINQKNTMFGRITKAWQLNSAAAFFKNPGDSWGGGGENDFRYEIILGETWTPSASWVVNSIVSYGKWTENDYSSSFGHSATELGLPAATVAMFQANAYPEFNIDNYQQIGLSSDNVTPHETDGLQFNISHELSRHSLKFGFLGEIQRLYPASLSSPNFNFGSGLTAGPTPVTQGQDSGNSIASLLLGTGYSGDVAYTTKLDLQQLNFGWYVQDTWRATNRLTVTAGIRHDIQNARTERFNRINNFDPTAVSPIAGVTGLPLTGGLVFATSGNRGLWDAQHTNFDPRISFAYKLTDKLVARAGYGIFNPSVYAESGDAPRSSDGFSSDTSWNSTVGGAGITPLNVVSNPFPDGLVAPTGNTLGLSTLLGQQVHAGLRRHPTPYAQVYSADLQYQVGPNGVIEVGYSGSQGRQLLLGSFSDLNQLPSNYLALGENALNTPVANPFAGVITSGDLSGATIPYWRTLVKYPQFTSVQRLADTPGASSTFNALAVKYNQHFSFGLNALITYQWSKALDNTSENNYWEVGDAIRDVYNLKLDRSISAHDIPQAFVGTIGWDLPFGHGKKYASNMGTLTDAFLGGWKLETIVRLNDGLPLNLTQNNVGYNYAVTRPNITSMAALKQGKRSVNRWFNTDAVTDSSSRTYNADGTVADIFPTIGNAPRYLSNERYVITRDADMALEKTFPLYRESNLQFRAEGYNVSNTPVYAAPDTNRNDSSFGVVTGTKSVGPRTLQLGVRLSF